In one Macaca nemestrina isolate mMacNem1 chromosome 2, mMacNem.hap1, whole genome shotgun sequence genomic region, the following are encoded:
- the LOC105499026 gene encoding succinate receptor 1 produces the protein MLGTVAWNATCENWLAAEAALEKYYLSIFYGIEFVVGILGNTIVVYGYIFSLKNWNSSNVYLFNLSISDFAFLCTLPMLIRSYANGNWIYGDVLCISNRYVLHANLYTSILFLTFISIDRYLVIKYPFREHLLQKKEFAILISLAIWVLVTLELLPILPLINPVITDNGTTCNDFASSGDPNYNLIYSMCLTLLGFLIPLFVMCFFYYKIAVFLKQRSRQVAPALPLEKPLNLVIMAVVIFSVLFTPYHVMRNVRIASRLGSWKQYQCTQVIIHSFYIVTRPLAFLNSVINPVFYFLLGDHFRDMLMNQLRHNFKSLTSLTSREK, from the exons ATGCTGGGGACTGTG gcATGGAATGCAACTTGCGAAAACTGGCTGGCCGCAGAGGCTGCCCTGGAAAAGTATtacctttccattttttatgGGATTGAGTTCGTTGTGGGAATCCTTGGAAATACTATTGTTGTTTATGGCTACATCTTCTCTCTGAAGAATTGGAACAGCAGTAATGTCTATCTCTTTAACCTCTCTATCTCTGACTTCGCTTTTCTGTGTACCCTCCCCATGCTGATAAGGAGTTACGCCAATGGAAACTGGATATATGGAGACGTGCTCTGCATAAGCAACCGATATGTGCTCCATGCCAACCTCTATACCAGCATTCTCTTTCTCACTTTTATCAGCATAGATCGATACTTGGTAATTAAGTATCCTTTCCGAGAACACCTTCTGCAAAAGAAAGAGTTTGCTATTTTAATCTCCTTGGCCATCTGGGTTTTAGTAACGTTAGAGTTACTGCCCATACTTCCCCTTATAAATCCTGTTATAACTGACAATGGCACCACCTGTAATGATTTTGCAAGTTCTGGAGACCCCAACTACAACCTCATTTACAGCATGTGTCTAACACTGTTGGGGTTCCTTATTCCTCTTTTTgtaatgtgtttcttttattataagATTGCTGTCTTCCTAAAGCAGAGGAGTAGACAGGTTGCTCCTGCTCTACCCCTTGAAAAGCCTCTCAACTTGGTCATCATGGCAGTGGTAATCTTCTCCGTGCTTTTTACACCCTATCATGTCATGCGGAATGTGAGGATCGCTTCACGCCTGGGGAGCTGGAAGCAGTATCAATGCACTCAGGTCATCATCCACTCCTTTTACATTGTGACACGACCGTTGGCTTTTCTGAACAGTGTCATCAACCctgtcttctattttcttttgggaGATCACTTCAGGGACATGCTGATGAATCAACTGAGACACAACTTTAAATCCCTTACCTCCCTTACCTCCAGAGAAAAGTGA